A stretch of the Bradyrhizobium sp. CCBAU 53351 genome encodes the following:
- the dctA gene encoding C4-dicarboxylate transporter DctA: MPKIFKSLFFQVVVALAAGIALGVAYPDTAVQLKPLGDGFIKLIKMLVPVIVFCVVVQGISAAGDLSKVGRVGIRSLVYFEVVTTVALVFGIALAYYFQPGAGMNIDPKALDAKALSGFSQTAAQVAGGGVSEFLMKLIPSTLVGAFSSGDVLQVLIVSIMFGCAVSLCGERAKPVVEFVERVNEIIFKMMNFVVRLAPIGVFGAIAFTVGKYGIGSLKQLGGLVALFYLAVVLFVVVVLGAIMRLSGFSLFKLLAYLREELLIVLGTAAGDSVLPQTMRKLELLGIKRSTVGLVIPTGYSFNLDAFSIYLTLAAIFIAQATNTPLATGDLLAILGVALLTSKGAHGVPGSAIVVLAATLAAIPAIPAIGLVLILSVDWFIGIARALGNYVGNCVATVVVASWEGDLDHAKARRILNGEIDPSVDNLRVDPANADAPVAGLQTL, translated from the coding sequence ATGCCCAAGATCTTCAAGTCACTCTTCTTCCAGGTCGTCGTCGCGCTCGCCGCCGGCATTGCGCTCGGCGTCGCCTATCCGGACACCGCGGTGCAGCTGAAGCCTCTGGGTGACGGCTTCATCAAGCTGATCAAGATGCTGGTGCCGGTGATCGTGTTCTGCGTCGTCGTGCAGGGTATTTCGGCGGCCGGTGATCTTTCCAAGGTTGGAAGGGTCGGCATTCGTTCGCTCGTCTATTTCGAGGTCGTCACCACGGTCGCCTTGGTGTTCGGCATTGCGCTCGCCTATTATTTCCAGCCGGGCGCCGGCATGAACATCGATCCGAAGGCGTTGGACGCCAAGGCGCTCAGCGGGTTCAGCCAGACCGCCGCCCAGGTCGCCGGCGGAGGTGTCTCCGAATTCCTGATGAAGCTCATTCCTTCGACGCTTGTGGGCGCTTTCAGCTCCGGCGACGTTCTGCAGGTCCTGATCGTCTCGATCATGTTCGGTTGCGCCGTGTCGCTGTGCGGCGAGCGCGCGAAACCCGTGGTCGAGTTCGTCGAGCGGGTGAACGAGATCATCTTCAAGATGATGAACTTCGTGGTCCGGCTCGCGCCGATCGGCGTCTTCGGTGCAATCGCATTCACCGTGGGGAAATACGGCATCGGTTCGCTCAAGCAGCTCGGGGGCCTCGTTGCCCTGTTCTACCTGGCGGTGGTTCTGTTCGTGGTCGTCGTTCTCGGAGCGATCATGCGGCTCTCCGGGTTCAGCCTGTTCAAGTTGCTGGCCTATCTGCGCGAAGAGCTGTTGATCGTGCTCGGGACGGCCGCGGGCGACAGCGTGCTGCCGCAGACCATGCGCAAGCTCGAGCTGCTCGGGATCAAGCGATCGACCGTTGGTCTCGTGATCCCGACCGGCTACTCGTTCAATCTGGATGCGTTCTCGATCTACCTGACCCTGGCGGCAATCTTCATTGCCCAGGCGACGAATACGCCGCTTGCCACGGGCGATCTCCTGGCCATCCTCGGCGTCGCCTTGCTCACCTCCAAGGGCGCTCATGGTGTGCCGGGCTCGGCCATCGTCGTCCTCGCTGCGACGCTCGCCGCCATTCCGGCCATCCCGGCGATTGGACTGGTGCTGATCCTGTCGGTGGATTGGTTCATCGGCATCGCGCGCGCGCTCGGCAACTATGTCGGAAACTGCGTCGCGACCGTCGTCGTCGCCTCGTGGGAGGGCGACCTCGATCACGCCAAGGCGCGTCGCATTCTGAACGGCGAGATTGATCCTTCGGTTGACAATCTGCGGGTCGATCCGGCTAATGCCGATGCTCCCGTCGCGGGCCTGCAGACCCTATGA
- a CDS encoding ureidoglycolate lyase, with amino-acid sequence MVTLAIEPLTKQAFALFGDVVETDGKTPLSINQGYAQRFNGLANIDVAAEGGQVNISWFVASVRPAPIAISLMERHPLGSQMFMPLNGANWLVVVCADPHISSSYRAFAAKGHQGVNYARNCWHHPLLVLKDRSPFLVVDRKGEGDNLEEVWLGETIQLDFNPAAS; translated from the coding sequence ATGGTGACACTCGCGATCGAGCCTTTGACGAAGCAGGCGTTCGCCCTGTTCGGAGACGTCGTTGAGACGGATGGGAAGACGCCCCTCTCGATCAACCAGGGCTACGCTCAGCGCTTCAACGGGCTCGCCAATATCGACGTTGCCGCGGAAGGCGGACAGGTCAACATCAGCTGGTTTGTCGCCTCGGTGCGGCCGGCGCCGATCGCGATCAGCCTGATGGAGCGCCATCCGCTGGGAAGCCAGATGTTCATGCCTTTGAACGGGGCGAACTGGCTGGTCGTTGTCTGCGCGGATCCCCACATCTCGTCGAGCTACCGGGCGTTCGCAGCAAAAGGCCATCAGGGCGTGAATTATGCCCGAAATTGCTGGCACCACCCGCTGTTGGTGCTCAAGGACAGAAGCCCGTTCCTCGTCGTCGACCGCAAGGGTGAGGGCGACAATCTCGAAGAAGTGTGGCTGGGTGAGACGATACAGCTCGATTTCAACCCAGCTGCAAGCTGA
- a CDS encoding VOC family protein, with protein sequence MGGVSVGVLDHFNIRTRNLAETVGFYEDVLGLEKGPRPNFAFPGAWMYSEGKPVVHLVDISATAEPQKPDSGVVHHVAFASRGFDGMKQRLTTKGMKFDSRQVPGGELWQIFVNDPNGVMIELNYEAAREQGAAPAEMADDIGRQ encoded by the coding sequence TTGGGCGGCGTGAGCGTTGGCGTCCTCGATCATTTCAACATCCGGACCCGGAATCTGGCCGAGACTGTCGGTTTCTACGAGGACGTGCTGGGCCTGGAAAAAGGCCCCCGGCCGAATTTCGCCTTCCCAGGCGCCTGGATGTACAGCGAAGGCAAGCCGGTGGTGCACCTCGTCGATATCTCGGCGACGGCGGAGCCGCAGAAGCCGGATTCCGGTGTCGTGCATCATGTCGCCTTCGCCAGCCGCGGCTTCGACGGCATGAAGCAGCGCCTGACCACCAAGGGCATGAAATTCGACTCCCGCCAGGTGCCCGGCGGCGAGCTCTGGCAGATCTTCGTCAACGACCCCAACGGGGTCATGATCGAGCTGAATTACGAGGCCGCCAGGGAGCAGGGAGCGGCGCCCGCCGAGATGGCTGACGATATCGGCAGGCAGTAG
- the nhaD gene encoding sodium:proton antiporter NhaD, translated as MLSVIAAVFIVAYAAIALEHPLGVNKSASALLGAGLLWTIYAVSVGDASLVNHQLDESVASTAQIVFFLIGAMTIVEVIDAHNGFEVITSVIRTTKQTTLMWIIGFVTFFLSAILDNLTTTIVMISLIQKLIGHKGDRLLFASIIVIAANAGGAWTVIGDVTTTMLWIGGQISPVNIMRAVFLPSLLNLLVPLLIIGYSLRGKEIVPPLQGRDQALRVEVFERNLMFYLGLGTLVAVPVFKAVTHLAPFMGILFGLGILWLVGEVVHRHKDEDARRPLTLVHALTRIDMGSIVFFVGILMAVACLEHARVLELLAKWLDATVGRLDIIVILLGLLSAIIDNVPLVAATMGMYNLVQYPPDSFLWEFIAYCAGTGGSILIIGSAAGVAAMGLEKIEFFWYARRIAGPALVGYLAGAMVYIVQHAALH; from the coding sequence TTGCTGAGCGTGATAGCCGCCGTTTTCATCGTTGCGTACGCTGCCATCGCGCTCGAACATCCGCTTGGCGTCAACAAGAGCGCGTCGGCTCTCTTGGGAGCGGGCCTGCTCTGGACCATCTACGCGGTGTCCGTCGGCGATGCCTCGCTCGTCAACCACCAGCTCGACGAATCCGTGGCCTCGACCGCGCAAATCGTCTTCTTCCTGATCGGCGCCATGACGATCGTCGAGGTGATCGACGCCCACAACGGCTTCGAAGTCATCACCTCCGTCATCCGCACCACGAAGCAGACCACGCTGATGTGGATCATCGGCTTCGTGACGTTCTTCCTTAGCGCGATCCTCGACAATCTGACGACCACCATCGTGATGATCTCGCTGATCCAGAAGCTGATTGGCCACAAGGGCGATCGCCTGCTGTTCGCCTCCATCATCGTGATCGCGGCGAACGCCGGCGGCGCCTGGACCGTGATCGGCGACGTCACCACGACGATGCTCTGGATCGGCGGCCAGATTTCGCCCGTCAACATCATGAGAGCGGTGTTCCTGCCGTCACTGCTCAACCTGCTGGTCCCGCTGCTCATCATCGGCTATTCGCTCAGGGGAAAGGAGATCGTCCCTCCGCTGCAAGGGCGCGATCAGGCCCTCAGGGTCGAGGTGTTCGAGCGCAATCTGATGTTCTATCTGGGCCTCGGCACCCTGGTGGCCGTACCGGTTTTCAAGGCCGTAACGCACCTTGCGCCGTTCATGGGTATCCTTTTCGGGCTGGGCATCCTCTGGCTGGTCGGCGAGGTCGTGCATCGTCACAAGGACGAGGATGCGCGCCGTCCCCTCACCCTCGTCCATGCGCTGACTCGAATCGACATGGGCTCGATCGTGTTCTTCGTCGGCATCCTCATGGCCGTCGCGTGCCTGGAGCACGCCCGTGTCCTCGAATTGTTGGCGAAATGGCTCGACGCCACGGTCGGCCGTCTAGACATCATCGTCATCCTGCTCGGTCTGTTGAGCGCGATCATCGACAACGTGCCGCTCGTCGCGGCGACGATGGGCATGTACAATCTGGTGCAATATCCGCCGGACAGCTTCCTCTGGGAGTTCATCGCCTATTGCGCGGGAACTGGCGGCTCGATCCTGATCATCGGTTCGGCCGCGGGCGTCGCCGCCATGGGCCTCGAGAAGATCGAGTTCTTCTGGTACGCCCGCCGGATCGCGGGCCCCGCCCTCGTCGGCTATCTGGCGGGAGCGATGGTCTACATCGTGCAGCACGCGGCGCTGCACTGA
- a CDS encoding TIGR02281 family clan AA aspartic protease, which produces MIRFLLVLVMLACTAGAVVAYGDPDQIARASHKVSHIFRTQPVALAPAVQIPRGQGGEFALKARINGVAAPMVIDTGATSVVLTWETAKAIGLPLEMLEYDVDLETAGGHTKAARLTLDRLSVGHLVEKSVPALVVQRGQMKTNLLGMSFLDRLESWGVRADKLMLTGYPELQSSHRRSRTAID; this is translated from the coding sequence ATGATCCGCTTCCTGCTCGTTCTCGTCATGCTCGCCTGCACGGCAGGCGCGGTCGTCGCTTATGGCGATCCCGACCAGATCGCGCGCGCCAGCCACAAGGTCTCGCACATCTTTCGCACGCAACCGGTGGCGCTTGCCCCTGCGGTGCAGATCCCGCGCGGCCAGGGCGGCGAATTTGCACTCAAGGCCAGGATCAACGGCGTTGCGGCGCCGATGGTGATCGATACCGGTGCGACGTCGGTGGTGCTGACCTGGGAGACCGCGAAAGCCATCGGGCTCCCGCTCGAGATGCTCGAATACGATGTCGATCTCGAAACCGCGGGCGGCCATACCAAGGCGGCCCGCCTCACGCTCGACCGTCTCTCCGTCGGCCATCTCGTCGAAAAATCAGTGCCGGCCCTCGTCGTTCAGCGCGGGCAGATGAAGACCAATTTGCTCGGCATGAGCTTCCTCGACCGCCTGGAGAGCTGGGGCGTCCGCGCCGACAAGCTGATGCTGACCGGCTATCCCGAGCTTCAGAGCAGCCACCGCCGCTCGCGCACCGCGATCGACTAG
- a CDS encoding Mrp/NBP35 family ATP-binding protein — MSVTQQQVLDSLARIKSPRGVALTNANVLSAISASDGKVFFSINVDAPEARAWESIRAEAEAAVRAIPGVTTVMVALTAERKPGSSPPPPPQPSRGAPGVQPVHAHKPPPQGGAQSPMARQSEIPGVAAVIAVASGKGGVGKSTTALNLALGLRDLGLKVGLLDADIYGPSVPRLTGLHDKPELNDERKMIPLRRFGLAIMSIGFLVEEETAMIWRGPMVMSAVTQMLRDVEWGKLDVLVVDMPPGTGDAQLTLAQNVPLKGAVIVSTPQDLSLIDARRGLAMFKKVNVPVLGIVENMSYFQCPHCGTKSDIFGHGGARHEAEKLEVPFLGEIPLHMAIRATSDAGNPVVDSEPDGPHAAIYRAIAGQVRDQLKGVIAAA, encoded by the coding sequence TTGAGCGTGACGCAGCAACAGGTTCTCGACAGCCTCGCCAGGATCAAGTCGCCCCGCGGGGTCGCGCTCACCAATGCCAATGTGCTGAGCGCGATCAGCGCGTCCGACGGCAAGGTGTTCTTCTCGATCAATGTCGACGCCCCCGAGGCCAGGGCCTGGGAATCCATCCGGGCCGAGGCCGAGGCCGCCGTACGCGCCATCCCCGGCGTCACCACCGTGATGGTGGCGCTGACCGCCGAGCGCAAGCCGGGCTCCTCACCACCGCCGCCTCCGCAACCCAGCCGCGGCGCGCCGGGCGTGCAGCCGGTGCATGCCCACAAGCCGCCGCCGCAGGGCGGCGCCCAATCGCCCATGGCGCGGCAGTCGGAGATCCCCGGCGTCGCCGCCGTGATCGCAGTCGCCTCCGGCAAGGGCGGCGTCGGCAAGTCGACCACCGCGCTGAACCTGGCGCTCGGCCTGCGCGACCTCGGCCTCAAGGTCGGGCTGCTCGATGCCGACATCTACGGTCCCTCGGTGCCGCGGCTGACGGGCCTGCACGACAAGCCGGAGCTGAACGACGAGCGCAAGATGATTCCGCTCCGGCGTTTCGGCCTCGCCATCATGTCGATCGGTTTCCTGGTCGAGGAAGAGACCGCGATGATCTGGCGCGGTCCCATGGTGATGTCGGCGGTGACGCAGATGCTGCGCGACGTCGAATGGGGCAAGCTCGACGTGCTGGTCGTCGACATGCCGCCGGGCACCGGCGATGCCCAGCTCACCCTGGCGCAGAACGTGCCGCTCAAGGGCGCGGTGATCGTCTCGACCCCGCAGGACCTGTCCCTGATCGATGCGCGGCGGGGGCTTGCCATGTTCAAGAAGGTCAACGTGCCCGTGCTCGGCATCGTCGAGAACATGAGCTATTTCCAGTGCCCGCATTGCGGCACCAAGTCCGACATTTTCGGCCATGGCGGGGCGCGGCACGAGGCCGAGAAGCTCGAGGTCCCGTTCCTCGGCGAGATCCCGCTGCACATGGCGATTCGTGCCACGTCGGACGCCGGCAATCCCGTCGTCGACAGCGAGCCGGACGGTCCCCATGCGGCGATCTACCGCGCCATTGCGGGTCAGGTCCGGGACCAGCTCAAGGGTGTGATCGCAGCGGCCTGA
- a CDS encoding DUF1289 domain-containing protein: MSKETPCVAVCMIDPRTKLCFGCGRTLPEIARWHAMESAERLAVMALLPARMTEAGLTPIAPSPQRG, translated from the coding sequence ATGAGCAAAGAAACGCCGTGCGTCGCCGTCTGCATGATCGATCCCAGGACCAAGCTGTGCTTCGGCTGCGGCCGGACCTTGCCCGAGATCGCGCGTTGGCACGCCATGGAAAGTGCCGAACGGCTCGCGGTCATGGCTCTGTTGCCGGCACGCATGACGGAAGCCGGACTAACTCCGATCGCGCCATCGCCGCAACGCGGCTGA
- a CDS encoding NAD(P)-dependent oxidoreductase, giving the protein MAKVAFLGLGVMGFPMAGHLVKKGGHEVTVYNRTAAKAKEWADKFGGKTAATPKAAAEGQDFVMCCVGNDNDLRAVTIGADGAFAGMKKGATFVDHTTASAEVARELDAAATKAGFKFVDAPVSGGQAGAENGVLTVMCGGAPDAYAGAEPIITASYARMCKLLGPAGSGQLTKMVNQICIAGLVQGLSEGIHFAKKSGLDVAAVIETISKGAAQSWQMENRYKTMNEDKYDFGFAVEWMRKDLSISLAEARRNGANLPVTALVDQFYSEVEKMGGKRWDTSSLLARLQR; this is encoded by the coding sequence ATGGCTAAAGTCGCTTTCCTCGGTCTCGGCGTGATGGGCTTCCCCATGGCCGGACACCTCGTGAAAAAAGGGGGCCATGAGGTCACCGTCTACAACCGCACCGCGGCCAAGGCGAAGGAATGGGCGGACAAGTTCGGCGGCAAGACCGCGGCGACCCCGAAGGCGGCCGCCGAAGGTCAGGATTTCGTGATGTGCTGCGTCGGCAACGACAACGACCTGCGCGCAGTCACGATCGGCGCCGACGGCGCCTTCGCCGGCATGAAGAAGGGTGCGACCTTCGTCGATCATACCACCGCCTCGGCCGAGGTCGCGCGTGAGCTGGACGCAGCCGCGACCAAGGCAGGCTTCAAATTCGTCGATGCCCCGGTCTCCGGCGGCCAGGCCGGCGCCGAGAACGGCGTGCTGACGGTGATGTGCGGCGGTGCGCCCGATGCCTATGCCGGCGCCGAGCCGATCATCACGGCCTCCTATGCGCGGATGTGCAAGCTGCTCGGGCCCGCCGGAAGCGGCCAGCTGACCAAGATGGTCAACCAGATCTGCATCGCCGGTCTGGTGCAGGGTCTCTCCGAGGGCATCCACTTCGCCAAGAAGAGCGGCCTCGACGTCGCCGCCGTGATCGAGACCATCTCGAAGGGGGCCGCGCAGTCCTGGCAGATGGAGAATCGCTACAAGACCATGAACGAGGACAAGTACGATTTCGGCTTCGCGGTCGAATGGATGCGCAAGGACCTCTCGATCTCGCTGGCTGAAGCCCGTCGCAACGGCGCCAACCTGCCGGTCACCGCACTGGTCGATCAGTTCTATTCCGAGGTCGAGAAGATGGGCGGCAAGCGCTGGGACACCTCCAGCCTGCTCGCGCGCCTGCAGCGCTGA
- a CDS encoding LysR substrate-binding domain-containing protein, which translates to MDLRQLRYFIAVAEERSFTLAARRLNLSQPPLSQHIQALEAELGTRLLYRTSRKVELTQAGEAMLVRGRAILQQVKAAEDEARSIGAGLIGTLDVGATGSILRGRLAELLAAYRKVAPQVRMTVHEQAPALQIAALLSRTTNICLIRGIPTERDLTSKLAWREEVVIAMPRTHQLARRKRIALGELASEDHVILDPNSSDFARYVQTCCVDAGFLPKVSQQVVDAQSIPSLIAAGFGVALVPQSIARFTTADIAFRPVRPSPPTADVFLVFRADETSMVVHNFIKLALRYLNPRKGLG; encoded by the coding sequence ATGGATCTCCGCCAGCTTCGGTACTTTATCGCCGTCGCCGAAGAGCGCAGCTTCACCCTCGCCGCCCGGCGCCTGAACCTGTCGCAGCCGCCGCTCAGCCAACATATCCAGGCTCTCGAGGCAGAGCTCGGGACCCGGCTGCTCTACAGGACCAGCCGCAAGGTGGAGTTGACGCAGGCGGGAGAAGCGATGCTGGTGCGGGGCCGCGCCATCCTGCAACAGGTCAAGGCCGCGGAGGACGAGGCACGGTCGATCGGCGCCGGCCTGATCGGAACGCTGGATGTCGGAGCGACCGGCTCGATCCTGCGCGGCCGTCTCGCAGAGCTGCTCGCCGCGTACCGGAAGGTCGCTCCGCAGGTGAGGATGACCGTGCATGAGCAGGCCCCGGCCCTGCAGATCGCGGCGCTCCTCAGCCGCACGACCAACATCTGTCTCATCCGTGGAATTCCCACCGAGCGCGACCTGACCAGCAAGCTTGCATGGCGGGAAGAGGTCGTCATCGCAATGCCCCGCACCCATCAGCTGGCGCGCCGCAAACGCATCGCCCTCGGTGAACTGGCGTCCGAGGATCACGTCATCCTCGATCCCAATAGCTCTGATTTCGCGCGATACGTGCAGACGTGCTGCGTCGATGCCGGCTTCCTGCCAAAGGTGTCCCAGCAGGTCGTCGACGCCCAGTCGATCCCAAGCCTGATCGCCGCGGGTTTCGGTGTGGCGCTCGTACCGCAGTCGATTGCCCGCTTCACCACCGCCGACATCGCATTCCGTCCGGTCAGACCCTCGCCGCCCACGGCCGACGTGTTCCTGGTCTTCAGGGCGGACGAGACGTCGATGGTGGTGCACAACTTCATCAAACTCGCGCTTCGATACCTGAATCCTCGGAAGGGGCTGGGGTAG
- a CDS encoding HAMP domain-containing sensor histidine kinase encodes MSNPAEKPEVVQLPAEPVSAPSASSRRAAAQRVREARDKLTSTSGTRPAFDAEMLRQYAQTRLSASYVVMLLVVATGVLFGLWMQPIPAAAWTTGMLCIHAAMIRSCRRFLTEPSSPAATRAWRTRFVVLDLLYGLCWMAILIHPVLDMVTETLMMFLMLLVIAVSSMVAANLPIAALAATAPVAVAMALSFAMTGSLDNYILAALALAAEGYFVLLAHRLHSSTFAALEARAEKDALIGELEQAKAISDEARHRAESANVAKSRFLAQMSHELRTPLNAILGFSEVMKSEIFGAHAVPVYKEYSADIHNSGVHLLNLINEILDLSRIEAGRYELNEEAVSLVGIVADCHHLMKLRASSRGITIHEVFEQAMPRLWADERAIRQVVLNLISNSIKFTPQGGEIWLKAGWTASGGQYLSVKDTGSGIPEDEIPVVLASFGQGSNSIKSAEQGAGLGLPIAKNLIDLHGGTFTLKSKLRIGTEVIVTFPPERVMSALAPLSDDSPPLQPESSVLPDEKRRPRHKPIMSAGTGS; translated from the coding sequence ATGAGTAACCCCGCTGAAAAGCCAGAGGTAGTGCAGCTTCCGGCCGAGCCGGTGAGCGCTCCATCGGCGAGCAGCCGACGGGCTGCGGCGCAGCGGGTCCGCGAGGCGCGCGATAAGTTAACCTCGACCAGTGGAACCCGACCGGCGTTCGACGCCGAGATGCTGCGCCAATATGCTCAGACGCGGCTGTCGGCGTCCTATGTCGTGATGCTGCTGGTGGTCGCGACCGGCGTGCTGTTCGGCCTGTGGATGCAGCCAATCCCTGCCGCCGCCTGGACCACCGGCATGCTCTGCATCCACGCGGCGATGATCCGCAGTTGCCGGCGCTTCCTGACCGAGCCCTCTTCCCCTGCGGCGACGCGTGCATGGCGGACGCGCTTCGTCGTGCTCGATCTGCTCTACGGCCTGTGCTGGATGGCGATCCTGATCCATCCCGTGCTCGACATGGTCACGGAAACGCTGATGATGTTCCTGATGCTGCTGGTGATCGCAGTATCGAGCATGGTCGCCGCGAACTTGCCGATCGCGGCCCTTGCCGCCACCGCGCCGGTTGCAGTTGCCATGGCGCTGAGCTTCGCGATGACCGGCTCGCTGGACAATTACATCCTGGCCGCGCTCGCGCTCGCCGCCGAAGGCTATTTCGTGCTGCTGGCGCATCGCCTGCACTCCTCCACCTTTGCCGCGCTGGAAGCGCGCGCCGAGAAGGACGCCCTGATCGGCGAGCTCGAACAAGCCAAGGCGATCTCGGACGAAGCCCGCCACCGCGCCGAATCCGCCAACGTCGCCAAGTCGCGCTTCCTCGCCCAGATGAGCCACGAGCTGCGCACGCCGCTGAACGCGATCCTCGGCTTCTCCGAGGTGATGAAGAGCGAGATCTTCGGCGCGCATGCGGTGCCGGTCTACAAGGAATACTCGGCAGATATCCATAATTCGGGCGTGCACCTGCTCAACCTCATCAACGAGATCCTCGACCTGTCGCGGATCGAGGCCGGCCGCTACGAGCTGAACGAGGAAGCAGTGTCGCTAGTCGGCATCGTCGCCGACTGCCATCATCTGATGAAGCTGCGTGCCTCGAGCCGCGGCATCACCATCCACGAAGTGTTCGAGCAGGCCATGCCGCGGCTCTGGGCGGACGAGCGCGCGATCCGCCAGGTCGTGCTCAACCTGATTTCCAACTCGATCAAGTTCACCCCGCAGGGCGGCGAGATCTGGCTCAAGGCCGGCTGGACCGCCTCGGGCGGGCAATATCTCTCGGTGAAGGATACCGGCTCCGGAATCCCCGAGGACGAGATCCCGGTCGTGCTCGCCTCGTTCGGCCAGGGCTCCAACTCGATCAAATCGGCCGAACAGGGCGCGGGCCTCGGCCTGCCGATCGCCAAGAATCTGATTGACCTGCATGGCGGCACGTTCACGCTGAAATCGAAACTGCGCATCGGCACCGAGGTGATCGTCACCTTCCCGCCGGAGCGGGTGATGAGCGCGCTTGCGCCGCTGTCGGATGATTCGCCGCCGCTCCAGCCGGAGAGTTCCGTACTGCCCGACGAGAAGCGTCGGCCGCGCCACAAGCCGATCATGAGCGCCGGCACCGGCTCTTAA
- a CDS encoding bifunctional allantoicase/(S)-ureidoglycine aminohydrolase, with product MSSRTYHIPQGGLPPQTDLLSGRAVFTNAYAVIPSGVQRDIVVSYLPHWDDTRVWVLARPLSGFAETFSHYLMEIAAGGGSDMPEPDDDAEGALFVAGGQLTLKLSEREFELRPGSFAYLPPRCAWSVRNRGEGPAQVHWIRKLYQRVPGLAAPEAIVVNEDTLEPVAMPGTEGRWATTRFVDPADMRHDMHITIVTFEPGGTIPFAETHVMEHGLYVLEGKAVYRLNQDWVEVEAGDYMWLRAFCPQACYAGGPGRFRYLLYKDVNRHMNLRQGAPLI from the coding sequence ATGTCGTCGCGCACTTACCACATACCGCAGGGTGGCCTGCCGCCGCAGACGGATCTCCTGAGCGGTCGCGCGGTCTTCACCAACGCCTATGCTGTCATCCCGAGCGGCGTGCAACGCGACATCGTCGTCAGCTATTTGCCGCACTGGGACGACACGCGCGTCTGGGTGTTGGCGCGACCGCTCTCCGGCTTCGCCGAGACGTTCTCCCACTATCTCATGGAGATCGCAGCTGGCGGCGGCAGCGACATGCCGGAACCGGACGACGATGCGGAGGGAGCGCTGTTCGTCGCGGGCGGCCAGCTGACCCTCAAATTGTCGGAGCGAGAGTTTGAGCTGAGGCCTGGCAGCTTCGCCTATCTGCCGCCACGCTGCGCCTGGAGCGTTCGCAATCGCGGCGAGGGCCCTGCGCAGGTTCACTGGATCCGCAAGCTGTATCAGCGCGTGCCGGGGTTGGCCGCGCCCGAAGCTATCGTGGTCAACGAGGACACGCTCGAACCGGTCGCAATGCCGGGCACGGAGGGCAGGTGGGCGACGACGCGCTTCGTCGACCCCGCCGACATGCGCCACGACATGCACATCACCATCGTGACGTTCGAGCCAGGCGGGACGATCCCGTTCGCGGAGACGCATGTCATGGAGCACGGCTTGTACGTGCTCGAAGGCAAGGCGGTTTACCGTCTCAACCAGGATTGGGTGGAGGTCGAGGCCGGCGACTACATGTGGCTGCGCGCCTTCTGCCCGCAGGCGTGCTACGCAGGAGGCCCCGGCCGGTTTCGCTACCTTCTCTACAAGGACGTCAACCGCCACATGAATCTGCGGCAGGGAGCTCCGCTGATCTAG